The region ACGTAATCAGACGAGGTCGTCCGAGCGAAAATCTCTCACTTTTGCTGGATCTATTAGGGTGCCGATCGGTGGCTCCATTAGGGTGCTGATCAACACCAATACCGGCCCTGGCGCATTCTCAGAAACCAGGGGCATGACGGATTCGGGATTTAAGGCGTGCCCATATTTATCTTGAAAAAAATCGGAATGATACACGAGACTCGGCCGGGGAGAACTACGGAGTTTGTCTATCAGCTCAGTCAGGTCAAGCCCATGCCCCTCGTCCAGAAACACGAATGGCCTGCCGATTCGACCCGACAGGGCCATTTCTTCCAATATGGCACGATTTGACGCCCCCGTGGTACTTCTGTCCGTAACCACAAGAATGCGTTCGGCCTGCGGATACAGCTTCAGGCCTGTTTTCAGGGTTCTCTCGACATGCATGGTCTCGACGACTCCGGTGAACAATGGAGCCTGATCAAGCATACCTGGCTTAAGTCCGTTGACACCACAGAAAACCACCGGAATGTCCTTGAAAATACTCTGTCCATGTTCGAGAAGAAACAGAAGGGCATCATCATCCAACGAAAAAATGAGGTCGAATCGTTTGCCTGCGTATTTCATGGCATACACTTCCCTCAAAAGCGAAAGGTAGCCTGCATCTCGCAAACGCTTCGTATCCATGTATTCAATGAAGATTGCCGTATCTGCCGGCAAGGTCGTCTTAATACCCCGGATTTCCTCATCAGAAAGAGGCATGCCGGGATGATAGGAATTGAGGATCAGCACCCGTTTAGGTTGCTCGTCGATGTTTCCCTGGCGGGAGGCCATGGTGGCTGGTGAAAAAATAATAACCGCACAGGTGAGGACTACCAAGAAAAGAATTGATGTGATCAACGACTTGGTTAACAAATGAGGATGAACCTTCATTCCAATTATTCCAATTATTCCAATTATTTTATCACAATTCAGATTATAAACGTAATGTTAAAATAATACATGAACGTGTGGGGATGTCAAAGTAATCAATATTTATCTGACTCGTGTCATCGGAAAATTCTCTGGACCTGACGTCCGAAACCGTGGCTAACGAGGAGCAACTTCTCGAGCCAGCCAGAAAGAGAACATGCGACAGCCTATGTGATTATCAACCAGACGTGGCCAATAACCGTAGACCGATTTAAAATATCACTCATCGATATCAAGGCGAAGTTGAATATATGCATTCAGTGAATTGGTCAAAAATAATAGATAAACAACCATGAAGGCTAATCGAAATGAACACTGCATTAAAATTATCCATGCATGAATCAGACAGTATCGAAGAGATAATACAAATGTTTACAAAAACGTTTTCGGATTCGGAAGGTGAAGCGGAAGGCTTGTTGATCGGTAAATTGGTATCTGATCTGCTGATGACCACTGACAAAGCAAATATTCGGGTATTTATCGCAACAGAAGCAGAAAAGATAATCGGCTGCATCATCTTTACCCGATTGACCTTCGCAAACGGTGCCAACGCGTTCCTTTTGTCTCCAGTCGCGGTTCTGACCAGCTGTCACGGCAGGGGCATCGGGCAGGAGCTCATAAAATTCGGCCTCGACAGCCTCAGGCAGGAAGGGGTGGAACTGGCGTTTACTTACGGTGATCCCGGTTTCTACTCGAAGGTCGGCTTCAAGCCC is a window of Desulfomicrobium macestii DNA encoding:
- a CDS encoding GNAT family N-acetyltransferase, producing the protein MNTALKLSMHESDSIEEIIQMFTKTFSDSEGEAEGLLIGKLVSDLLMTTDKANIRVFIATEAEKIIGCIIFTRLTFANGANAFLLSPVAVLTSCHGRGIGQELIKFGLDSLRQEGVELAFTYGDPGFYSKVGFKPVAEELIKAPLKLTHPDGWLGQSLIGEEIEPIAGESFCVKALDKAVYW